A stretch of DNA from Candidatus Neomarinimicrobiota bacterium:
CAAACGCTACCCCCACCGCGAGACCTTCTGGAATATTGTGCAGTGTGATGGCCAAGACGAGCAAAGTGGTCCGGCGCCAGGTTGTGCTGATACCTTCTGCCGTATCTATGGGGAAGCCAATGTGCAAATGGGGAAGAATCCTGTCAAGACCCCATAAGAAGATCCCCCCCATCATGAAACCGATGGCAGGGGGCGCCCAGGAAGGGAGGGGACCTTCTTTCGACATCTCGATGGATGGGGCCAGAAGAGACCAGTAGCTTGCGGCAATCATGACACCTCCTGCAAAGCCGAGCATTCCATCCAGTACCTTCCTCCGCAGTTCCTTCATGGTGAACACGGCGGCGGCTCCTAAAGCCGTTACTCCCCACGTAAACAGCGTCGCGAGAAGAGCCTGTGCGACAGGGTGAATTCCAGCGAATGACTCTATCACGGGTCGCTCATTTGATCTGAACTACTCATCAGCAGACTGCAAATAGATGTTAAGCGATAATAAAACAAATACACATGAATTTATCCATCTTTTGCCGATGAGTAGTTCACCGATTGGCCCCAAAAGTTTTCGGGACATGCGGCCCGTCGGAGATCCTGCAGAATGCGGTGAAGAGTAATTTGTTCACCCCCAACGGTTGGGATGAATCTCATCTCAAGATCCTTTGGAAGATCCTGCGGATAAATCAGGTTAAGACCTTCCGGCTGTGACTGTTTTATGCGAAACGAGGGACAACAGAAGTTTACCGACGGATGGTTGAGTAAGCACTCCTGTGTCGGACTGACTCAGAATGCCCTGAAATCTAGATCACAATTCTTCAGCATGTCTACTAAGAAAGTCCGCCACACCTTCCGCCGTCTCCGCTAATCCGTCATCCCCTTCTTCCCAACCTGCCGGACAGACCTCTCCATGCTCCTGATTGAACGTCAATGCATCAACCATTCTCAGCATTTCATCAATATTCCTCCCCAGAGGGAGGTCATTGATAACCGCATGACGCACGATACCGTCTTCATCGATGAGGAAAGATCCTCTGAGAGCCACCCTGCCTCCTACAGTTGTGATCTTCTGTTCGCCATTGGATATGACAGCAGCCTCTTCAGCGTCGACCAGGACATCGTAGGAACGGGCAATCGATTTGTCCACATCCGCAATAAGGGGATAGCCGACATCACCGATGCCACCGCTGTTCGTTCCGGTATTCCTCCACGCCAAGTGGCAATACTCGGAGTCAATGGAACACCCTAACACCTGAACCCCCCGTTTCTCAAATTCCCCTAGCCGGTGATCAAAAGCAAGTAATTCCGTTGGACAAACAAAGGTAAAGTCCAAAGGATAGAAGAAAAGGACCACTTTCCTGCCTTTGTAATCAGAAAGGCGAATCTGTTTGACCGAACCATCGGGCATGACAGTCGTTGCTGTAAAATCCGGAGCTGGTTTGGTTACGAGCATGATTCAACATCTCCTTTTCTAATGTTGTGGCGACACGTTCCACAAACACCGTTCACTCGAAGTTCGTACCGCTGAACATCATGTTCAAGTTTCGTTTTCCACCCGGAAAGAACTTCTTCGAGGTGTAGATCCAAGTCAAAAACCATGCCGCATCGGTTGCAGCAGAAATGTTCGTGATCGTGGAGATCACGGTCATAATGAGCCACGCCATCGAGTACCAGAGTCTGAATCAAGTTTCCATCCACAAGTTGTTTCAGGTTTCGGTAGACAGTCCCGAGGCTAATGCTGGGCACCCGTTTCCGGACCCTGCGATATACCCAGTCCGCGGCGGGATGAGTATCGGTGGATCTGACAACCTTGAGAATCTGTTCACGCTGTCGGCTGTATCTCATTCAGTACCAAATTTAAGCACTGATAGCTGTAAAAGTTAACATAAATAATAATCATTACTATTATTGTTTATCTTAGGATGTCCGCTCGAGAATCAACAAAGCCACCACCAGAATTGTCTTGCTTCAACACAAAGTTTTCTCTTATATTAGGATAAAAGGAGAGTGAATTCTTAATTATAGGTGCTCTACTCAAAATCAGCCCAGTATGCGATTCAAGCCCTCATCGGCATAGCGGCAAAGCAGCATGATGCCCCCGTTATTATTAGCGACATCGCTCAAGAATTCCAGATCCCTCAACGTTTTCTGTCAAAGATTGTTCAGATTCTTGCCAATCACGGTTTGGTCAAGACATACCGGGGACGTCACGGAGGTGTTATGCTGGCCCGTCTTGCGCGGGATATCAAAGTCAGCGATATTGTTGAGATTGTAGATGGGCCCGTGGCAACAAGACAAATGTGCGTTATCGGTCTGGACATTTGCGATGAAGAAGCGATCTGTCCTTTTCATACAAATTGGATGAAAATCCGCCAGGACATTCAAACTTGGCTGGACGGGGAGAATCTCGAGAATTTGGCCAACGTGGTTATCGACAAAAGGCAACGACTGAGACAGTGACCCGGTGCAAGAGCGATCCCGGATAATCCTTCGCCGAATCTCGCAAAAGATTTCCCTCCGCGGGTGTTTACATGACGAACGTCAACCGGTCCGTAATCGTAATCCTACTTTTCCTCTTAATACTGACCATGTTGGGTCTTGCATCCTTCCGTGAACCGGAACTCGCGATTCAGCCTCTCCTTTTTAGTCACAATCTTCACATTGAAGAGATGGATTTGCAGTGCGGTGACTGTCATACCGAAGCAACTAGGCGGGCACGGGCAACATTCCCGACCACCGAGGCCTGCACGACATGCCACGACGATCCCCTGACGGAAACGGAGACAGAAGCCCAACTGCTGGCCTACACCCACGAAGATAGAGAGATCCCCTGGCAGCGGATTTACATGGTACCCGATCATGTCTATTTCTCACACAGACGTCACGTAACCCTTGGAAACGTTCCGTGCGAAACGTGTCATGGAAACATCAGATCCATGACAGAACCTCTTGATCGACCTCTAATCCCGGTTTCCATGGACAGGTGCATGGATTGTCATGAAGAACATCAGGTAACGAACGATTGTCTATCCTGCCATCGATGAAAAAGGACACGGTCAAACTTATCACGCGCCGCGACTTCCTGAAGATTACGGGAATGACAGTGGGAGGAGCCGCCTCGAGTTACTGGTTACTATCCGACCTTATGGCCGTGCCCCAGCGACTCCTGGAGAAGATGGCAAACAGCAGAGGAGAAGAAAGCTGGCAGAACACGGTATGTCGCCAGTGTACCGCAGGATGTGGAATAGCCGTCCGGAAAATTGACAACATACCCGTCTACGTCAAGGGGAACCCCATATACCCCGTGAATCGAGGAGGTGTGTGTCCCATGGCCCACACATCGATGGAGGTTCTCTTCAACCCCGACAGGGTGAAAAGCCCCATGTTACGACGGGGAACCAAAGGTCGAGAAGGATGGGAGGAGATAGGATGGAAGGAGGCGATAGCCTCGCTGAGCCAGCGACTCAAAGAGCTAATCGACCGGGGCGAGGGACACCGGATAGCCATGATCAATGGCGATGACTCTCCCCTCATGAGAGCTGTCTGCCAGTACTGGATGAAGGCGATGGGTTCGCCAAACTATTTTGAAGATGAGAGATTCACAGACAATTCCATTGTTGTGAATCTCTCCCAGGCAATGGACACCACACCCGTCTACGATATCATAAATAGCCGATACATTCTCAATTTTGGAAGCAATTTCCTTGAAGAGGGAAACTCTCCCGTTTACTACAACCAGATTTTCGGTCACCTCAGGGAGACGACCCGGGAAGGGAGCACCACGCTGGTCCACATTGACTCCCGCATCAACCTTACAGGCTCGAATTCCGACCGATGGGTTGCCATTCGGCCCGGTACTCACGGCGCTCTCGCTCTGGGCATCGCCTGCGTACTTATCGCCGATCGTCTTTACGACCGCTCTTTTATTGAAGCACATACAACCGGTTTCAAACCGTTCAGCGATTCGTCCGGCCGGGAGCACGCTGGATTTGAATCATTTGTTCGAGGAAACTACTATCCCGAAAAGGTCTCCCAATTGACGGGAGTGCCGGCAGAAACGATCGTCCGCCTCGCGGAAGAATTCGGAACCCGGAAACCCGCGGTTGCCATGTCGGATGACGCCGCCAGGTACGCCACAAACGGCAGCTTCTCGCAATGGGCCGTCTATTGTTTGAACGCTCTCGTAGGAAATTTCCAGAAAAAAGGAGGCGTCTACTTCTCCCATCCTGCGCCGGAAATCCGTTTTCCCCGACTGAGCTCTGATCCTGCAGGGAAAGATTCTCAGCATCGGCCAAAGGTTGGAGAGGACATTGATCCCCCCTCCCCGTTTGGGGACCTTCCCCCGGATCAGTTCGTCAAGGGTATCACCGCCGGAGATCCGGCTCGGATCGATACCCTGATCATCATTAACTCGAATCCTGTTTTCCATTCGAGACAGAAAGACAAATGGGTGAGGGCTCTCAAGGAGATTGAAAATGTTATTTACATTGGAACGTTCATCGATGAAACAGCTAAATATGCCGATGCATTTCTCCCTGACCACTCCTTTCTTGAAAAAAGTGACTTAAGCGGACCTATC
This window harbors:
- a CDS encoding ZIP family metal transporter; its protein translation is MIESFAGIHPVAQALLATLFTWGVTALGAAAVFTMKELRRKVLDGMLGFAGGVMIAASYWSLLAPSIEMSKEGPLPSWAPPAIGFMMGGIFLWGLDRILPHLHIGFPIDTAEGISTTWRRTTLLVLAITLHNIPEGLAVGVAFGAVANNLPSATLGGAIALTLGIGLQNFPEGFAVAMPLRRVGVSRLKSFWYGQLSAVVEPIAGVIGAVVVLTSRAILPYALAFAAGAMIFVVVEEVIPESQFEGNADVATAGAMIGFTIMMMLDVGLG
- a CDS encoding peroxiredoxin; translation: MLVTKPAPDFTATTVMPDGSVKQIRLSDYKGRKVVLFFYPLDFTFVCPTELLAFDHRLGEFEKRGVQVLGCSIDSEYCHLAWRNTGTNSGGIGDVGYPLIADVDKSIARSYDVLVDAEEAAVISNGEQKITTVGGRVALRGSFLIDEDGIVRHAVINDLPLGRNIDEMLRMVDALTFNQEHGEVCPAGWEEGDDGLAETAEGVADFLSRHAEEL
- a CDS encoding transcriptional repressor; the encoded protein is MRYSRQREQILKVVRSTDTHPAADWVYRRVRKRVPSISLGTVYRNLKQLVDGNLIQTLVLDGVAHYDRDLHDHEHFCCNRCGMVFDLDLHLEEVLSGWKTKLEHDVQRYELRVNGVCGTCRHNIRKGDVESCS
- a CDS encoding Rrf2 family transcriptional regulator; this translates as MLYSKSAQYAIQALIGIAAKQHDAPVIISDIAQEFQIPQRFLSKIVQILANHGLVKTYRGRHGGVMLARLARDIKVSDIVEIVDGPVATRQMCVIGLDICDEEAICPFHTNWMKIRQDIQTWLDGENLENLANVVIDKRQRLRQ
- a CDS encoding cytochrome c3 family protein, which codes for MTNVNRSVIVILLFLLILTMLGLASFREPELAIQPLLFSHNLHIEEMDLQCGDCHTEATRRARATFPTTEACTTCHDDPLTETETEAQLLAYTHEDREIPWQRIYMVPDHVYFSHRRHVTLGNVPCETCHGNIRSMTEPLDRPLIPVSMDRCMDCHEEHQVTNDCLSCHR
- a CDS encoding molybdopterin-dependent oxidoreductase; translation: MKKDTVKLITRRDFLKITGMTVGGAASSYWLLSDLMAVPQRLLEKMANSRGEESWQNTVCRQCTAGCGIAVRKIDNIPVYVKGNPIYPVNRGGVCPMAHTSMEVLFNPDRVKSPMLRRGTKGREGWEEIGWKEAIASLSQRLKELIDRGEGHRIAMINGDDSPLMRAVCQYWMKAMGSPNYFEDERFTDNSIVVNLSQAMDTTPVYDIINSRYILNFGSNFLEEGNSPVYYNQIFGHLRETTREGSTTLVHIDSRINLTGSNSDRWVAIRPGTHGALALGIACVLIADRLYDRSFIEAHTTGFKPFSDSSGREHAGFESFVRGNYYPEKVSQLTGVPAETIVRLAEEFGTRKPAVAMSDDAARYATNGSFSQWAVYCLNALVGNFQKKGGVYFSHPAPEIRFPRLSSDPAGKDSQHRPKVGEDIDPPSPFGDLPPDQFVKGITAGDPARIDTLIIINSNPVFHSRQKDKWVRALKEIENVIYIGTFIDETAKYADAFLPDHSFLEKSDLSGPIPGLMFTHVGLQQPVIEPLFDTRQSGDVLIELGKRAVTEDAFPWKDYEELVLERLRVIFESGEGSVISESTYAQWVAYLKERGWRLQQYQTFGAFRRTIMKNGGWWNPLDPFLPLKEIFRTKSGRFEFVSSHLKERLAEASQFAEGDSAAEKRDRLLSGLHITARGDDLLMPHYEVPFSLGKTEKFPLILTISELLTNRNGAGATQPSLLEMIGVQVGRYWKSWIEINPLTGREYGLKDRGMGWVESTQGRIQGEVRFFEGIRPGVVHLHLGLGHTSYGRFGTGIGFNATDLIENHRDSLSYTPALNGTPVKVSPSLREV